The Tumebacillus amylolyticus genome window below encodes:
- a CDS encoding uracil-DNA glycosylase: MALTTLEQLREDIISCETCPRLRAWCEDVAVKKKKQYLEYNYWGRPVPGFGDPQAGLIIVGLAPGAHGANRTGRVFTGDESGVWLYEALHRFGFANQPTGMHREDGLALNGAYINNIVRCAPPDNKPSTEEIRNCRPHFVQEMQHLTGKKVVLALGQLAFKQVLTGLKEQGIDVKGLTFAHGAVYDLGEDVPKLVVSYHPSQQNTRTGKLTREMWYSVFETCRGLLG, translated from the coding sequence ATGGCGTTGACGACGTTGGAGCAACTGAGAGAGGACATCATTTCTTGCGAAACCTGCCCGCGCCTGCGTGCGTGGTGTGAGGACGTCGCGGTCAAAAAGAAAAAGCAATACCTCGAGTACAACTACTGGGGCCGCCCGGTGCCGGGCTTTGGCGATCCGCAAGCCGGGTTGATCATCGTCGGGTTGGCACCGGGAGCACATGGCGCGAACCGGACAGGTCGCGTTTTTACGGGAGATGAGTCGGGGGTTTGGTTGTATGAGGCGTTGCATCGGTTTGGGTTCGCCAACCAGCCGACGGGGATGCATCGGGAGGACGGCTTGGCGTTGAACGGGGCGTACATCAACAACATCGTTCGCTGTGCCCCGCCGGACAACAAGCCGAGCACCGAAGAGATTCGCAACTGCCGCCCGCACTTCGTCCAAGAGATGCAACACCTCACCGGAAAAAAAGTCGTGCTGGCCCTCGGCCAACTCGCCTTCAAACAAGTCCTGACCGGGCTGAAAGAACAAGGCATCGACGTCAAAGGTCTGACCTTTGCCCACGGTGCCGTGTACGATCTGGGCGAGGACGTCCCGAAACTGGTGGTGTCCTACCACCCGAGCCAGCAGAATACCCGCACGGGCAAGCTGACGCGGGAGATGTGGTACAGCGTGTTCGAGACGTGCCGAGGGTTGCTTGGGTAG
- a CDS encoding putative bifunctional diguanylate cyclase/phosphodiesterase, whose amino-acid sequence MQTNGVYALFVALVFTIYMFTRKMMRGYLQRRNLPNSTLGWGPRLMFAATAVTLVFGYLLVLRAEAVERRHTQEMLAGLAPTMAYELKELGHWQITTRTPPDDPHYLLLIEAMKNWTRLNPQIDSMYTMRQTPDGQTMFVVAPETDYNRDGVIDSPREQRVPIGTRYDEDIAELDESFHGRQMFQSEPNVDFWGESISAFVPIYRPDGRQDAIFGVDFSVSALQDNLLMARASSMLLIAVFLLTFYSFYIMTFLSSVARIVERHRREIKHQAYHDALTGLPNRVLFKERVGEAIDVCRVSSGQFALLFLDLDRFKMVNDTLGHSIGDLLLVEVAGRLQACVSSDQTVARLGGDEFVVLLPCVLDLHEVTEVAHAILEVMQKPFAIEEHELFLTTSIGVAIYPLHGVDVDSLVQHADTAMYRAKEKRNQYCVYETEMNEVVSEKWMLERNLRGALERGEFLLHYQPKLHLQTGRVLGAEALVRWQHPELGLLSPAKFIPLAEETGEIIPLGRWVLREACRQLKAWHEQGMPELRIAVNLSMMQFQQKDIVEEVRAVLEETGLSPQFLELELTESIVMQSPQSARETLMCLSELGVQLSIDDFGTGYSSLSYLRSFPVDKLKIAREFIHDIPDREGDKIVNAVIQLAHNLQLQVIAEGVETQEQMDMLRLSGCDEGQGYLFCHPVPPEEFAKKFQSLLEMFLV is encoded by the coding sequence CGACACTGGGTTGGGGACCGAGGTTGATGTTTGCGGCAACGGCGGTAACGCTGGTCTTTGGCTATCTGCTGGTTCTGCGCGCAGAGGCGGTGGAACGCCGTCATACGCAGGAGATGCTGGCCGGCCTTGCGCCGACGATGGCCTATGAATTGAAGGAGCTCGGGCATTGGCAGATCACAACGAGAACCCCACCGGATGACCCGCATTATCTGCTTTTGATCGAAGCGATGAAGAACTGGACGCGGTTGAATCCGCAAATAGATTCGATGTACACGATGCGTCAGACCCCGGATGGACAAACGATGTTCGTGGTCGCACCGGAAACGGATTACAACCGCGACGGGGTGATCGATTCTCCGAGGGAACAGCGGGTGCCGATCGGGACCCGCTATGACGAAGACATTGCAGAGCTGGACGAGTCGTTTCACGGGCGGCAGATGTTTCAGTCGGAGCCGAACGTCGACTTCTGGGGGGAGTCGATTTCCGCGTTCGTGCCGATTTACCGACCGGATGGCCGCCAAGACGCGATTTTTGGCGTGGATTTCAGCGTGAGTGCGCTGCAAGACAATCTGTTGATGGCGCGGGCTTCGTCGATGCTGCTCATCGCAGTGTTTTTGCTGACGTTTTATTCGTTTTACATCATGACGTTCCTGTCGTCGGTGGCGCGAATTGTCGAGCGCCATCGTCGGGAGATCAAGCATCAAGCGTATCACGATGCGCTTACCGGACTGCCCAATCGGGTTCTTTTTAAGGAACGGGTAGGAGAAGCGATTGACGTATGCCGGGTGTCATCCGGGCAGTTTGCGCTGTTGTTCCTTGATTTGGATCGTTTCAAGATGGTCAATGACACGCTCGGGCACTCGATTGGGGACTTGTTGCTCGTCGAAGTGGCGGGCCGGTTGCAGGCGTGTGTGAGTTCAGATCAAACGGTGGCACGACTTGGCGGCGATGAGTTTGTCGTGTTGCTTCCCTGCGTGTTGGATCTCCATGAAGTGACCGAAGTGGCTCATGCGATTTTGGAAGTGATGCAAAAGCCGTTTGCCATCGAGGAGCATGAGTTGTTCCTCACGACGTCGATCGGGGTGGCGATCTATCCGTTGCACGGAGTGGACGTGGACAGTTTGGTGCAACATGCCGACACGGCGATGTATCGGGCGAAGGAGAAGCGCAACCAATATTGCGTCTACGAGACGGAGATGAACGAGGTCGTTTCGGAGAAGTGGATGTTGGAACGCAACTTGCGCGGGGCGTTGGAGCGCGGCGAGTTTCTGTTGCACTACCAGCCGAAACTTCATCTGCAGACGGGACGAGTTCTCGGAGCAGAGGCGTTGGTGCGCTGGCAACATCCGGAGTTGGGGTTGTTGTCTCCCGCCAAGTTCATACCGCTTGCCGAAGAGACCGGGGAGATCATCCCGCTGGGACGGTGGGTGCTGCGCGAGGCGTGCCGTCAATTGAAAGCGTGGCATGAACAGGGGATGCCGGAGCTTCGCATCGCCGTCAACCTCTCGATGATGCAATTCCAGCAAAAAGACATCGTCGAGGAAGTCCGCGCGGTGTTGGAGGAGACGGGGCTTTCTCCGCAGTTCTTGGAGTTGGAATTGACGGAGAGCATCGTGATGCAGTCGCCGCAGTCGGCCCGTGAGACCCTGATGTGCTTGAGTGAGTTGGGCGTGCAACTGTCGATTGACGACTTCGGGACGGGGTACTCGTCGCTGAGCTACTTGCGCAGCTTCCCCGTGGACAAGTTAAAAATCGCTCGCGAGTTCATCCACGACATCCCGGACCGCGAAGGGGACAAGATCGTCAACGCCGTCATTCAACTCGCGCACAATCTGCAGTTGCAAGTCATTGCAGAAGGCGTGGAGACGCAGGAGCAAATGGACATGCTGCGCCTCTCCGGATGTGACGAGGGGCAAGGGTACTTGTTCTGCCATCCGGTTCCGCCTGAAGAATTCGCTAAAAAATTCCAAAGTCTGCTAGAAATGTTTCTTGTATAA